In the Paramisgurnus dabryanus chromosome 5, PD_genome_1.1, whole genome shotgun sequence genome, one interval contains:
- the gfm2 gene encoding ribosome-releasing factor 2, mitochondrial: MHFVTIPVLRGCIRHLVNGSSLTCRCRITWKRNYSFFRDDVKSVKAVLNPDISKIRNIGIMAHIDAGKTTTTERMLYYSGYTRALGDVDDGDTVTDYMAQERERGITIQSAAVTFDWKDHRINLIDTPGHVDFTLEVERALRVLDGAVAVFDASAGVQAQTLTVWRQAQKHKIPCVCFLNKMDKPAASFKYSIDSIKTKLKANPVLLQIPIGSGKGFTGLVDLITKQKMIWLGNSLTSDGRDFEMRALQPSEDPEVLQSVSEARGALIEQVADLDDEFAELLLGDYSENFDAVPAGKLQEAVRRVTLARKGVPVLCGSSLKNKGVQPLLDAITAYLPAPNERHHDLVRWYKDDLCALAFKVIHDKQRGPLVFVRIYSGTMKAQSAVYNINRNGTERMSRLLLPFADQHIEIPSISAGNIALTVGLKQTVTGDTIVSSKASAAAAVRRAENETEDNRSSNRESSSLVLAGVEVPEPVFFCSIEPPSMAKQADLEHALSCLQREDPSLKVRTDPDSGQMILCGMGELHIKIIHDRIKREFNIETHLGPLQVAYRETILQSASATDTLDRTLGDKRHVVTVELTVHSWTESGTSCDITFEDKVKAQLSADIREAVEHGVQSAYFQGPVMACPVQGVQTVIQHVSWESGTSSAMVSACVSRCMLKALRLAGGQVLEPVMELEVTLGEEHLSSVLGDLAQRRGTIREIQTQQENKVLLATVPLAEMMGYSTVLRTLTSGNATFSLELSSYEPMNLQDQNTLLNKMAGLA, translated from the exons GATTCGTAACATAGGCATCATGGCACATATAGATGCAGGAAAGACCACCACAACAGAGAGAATGCTGTACTACTCTGGATATACCAGAGCTCTTGGAG ATGTGGATGATGGAGACACTGTAACTGATTATATGGCCCAGGAGAGGGAGAGGGGCATCACCATCCAATCAGCTGCGGTTACCTTTGATTGGAAGGACCACAGAATTAACCTGATTGACACACCAG GTCATGTCGATTTTACTTTGGAGGTGGAAAGAGCTTTACGAGTGTTGGATGGAGCAGTCGCTGTGTTTGATGCATCTGCTGGAGTTCAG GCTCAAACCTTGACTGTGTGGCGACAGGCTCAAAAACATAAAATCCCATGTGTGTGCTTTCTGAACAAGATGGACAAACCTGCAGCTAG CTTCAAATACTCAATAGACAGCATCAAGACCAAACTAAAGGCCAACCCTGTTCTCCTTCAG ATTCCTATTGGCTCAGGAAAGGGCTTCACGGGATTGGTTGACTTGATCACTAAGCAGAAAATGATTTGGCTTGGAAACTCGCTAACATCCGATGGTCGTGATTTTGAGATGAGAGCCCTTCAGCCATCTGAAGACCCTGAGGTGCTTCAGTCTGTCAGTGAGGCCAGGGGAGCTCTGATTGAACAG GTAGCAGATCTAGATGACGAGTTTGCTGAGCTGCTGTTGGGAGACTACAGTGAAAACTTTGATGCAGTGCCTGCAGGGAAG TTGCAAGAGGCGGTGAGGAGAGTGACATTAGCACGTAAGGGGGTgccggtgttgtgtggaagCTCGCTAAAAAACAAAGGAGTCCAACCTTTGTTGGATGCCATAACTGCTTATCTTCCCGCCCCCAATGAAAGGCATCATGATCTGGT gcgCTGGTATAAGGATGATCTGTGTGCACTGGCCTTTAAGGTGATCCATGACAAGCAAAGGGGTCCGCTGGTGTTTGTCAGGATATACTCAGGAACCATGAAGGCTCAGTCAGCAGTGTATAACATTAACAGAAACGGAAC AGAGAGAATGAGTCGGCTTCTCTTGCCTTTTGCTGATCAGCACATAGAAATTCCCTCCATTTCTGCAGGAAACATTGCGCTTACAGTAGGACTCAAACAG ACAGTGACAGGCGACACCATCGTCTCCTCCAAAGCCTCAGCAGCAGCTGCAGTGAGAAGAGCTGAGAACGAAACTGAGGACAACAGGAGCTCAAATAGGGAGAGCAGCAGTCTGGTGCTTGCAGGGGTGGAAGTACCAGAGCCAGTGTTCTTCTGTTCCATTGAACCTCCTTCCATGGCCAAACAGGCAG ATTTGGAGCATGCGCTTAGCTGCCTACAAAGGGAAGACCCCAGTCTGAAAGTCAGAACAGACCCTGACTCAGGACAG ATGATCCTGTGTGGTATGGGGGAGCTACACATTAAGATTATCCATGATCGCATCAAGAGAGAGTTCAACATTGAAACTCATCTTGGACCGTTGCAGGTGGCCTACAGAGAAACCATCCTCCAATCAGCATCAGCCACAG ATACATTAGATCGTACCCTGGGAGATAAGAGGCATGTAGTTACTGTAGAGCTTACAGTCCATTCTTGGACCGAGTCTGGTACTTCCTGTGACATCACTTTTGAGGACAAAGTAAAAGCTCAGCTCTCTGCTGACATCAGAGAGGCCGTGGAACACGGAGTTCAAAGCGCCTACTTTCAAG GTCCTGTGATGGCATGTCCTGTACAAGGAGTACAAACAGTCATCCAGCATGTAAGTTGGGAATCAGGCACTTCTTCAGCCATGGTGTCTGCCTGCGTGTCCCGCTGCATGCTCAAG GCTCTGAGGCTGGCTGGAGGGCAGGTTTTGGAGCCAGTAATGGAGCTGGAAGTGACGTTGGGAGAGGAGCATCTGAGCTCTGTACTCGGTGATCTGGCCCAACGGCGCGGGACCATCCGCGAGATCCAAACTCAGCAGGAAAACAAGGTTTTACTGGCTACGGTACCTTTGGCAGAGATGATG GGCTATTCGACCGTCCTGCGCACTTTGACCTCTGGGAATGCCACCTTTTCTCTGGAGCTGTCCAGCTATGAGCCCATGAATCTTCAAGACCAAAACACACTGCTGAACAAGATGGCTGGACTGGCTTGA
- the enc1 gene encoding ectoderm-neural cortex protein 1: MKMSVCVHENRKSRASTGSMNIFLFHKSSYADSVLMHLNALRQQRLFTDVLLHAGNRSFPCHRAVLAACSRYFEAMFSGGLRESQDSEVDFRDSIHPEVLELLLDYAYSSRVIINEENAESLLEAGDMLEFQDIRDACAEFLEKNLHPSNCLGMLLLSDAHQCTQLFQLSWSMCLSNFPAICKTEEFLQLPKDMLVQLLAHEELETEDERLVYESALNWVNYDLERRHCQLPELLRTVRLALLPAIFLMENVSTEELINAQAKSKELVDEAIRCKLRILQNDGVVNSPCARPRKTSHALFLLGGPTFMCDKLYLVDQKAKEIIPKADIPSPRKEFSACAIGCKVYVTGGRGSENGVSKDVWVYDTLHEEWSKAAPMLIARFGHGSAELRHCLYVVGGHTAATGCLPASPSVSLKQVEQFDPVANKWNMVAPLREGVSNAAVVSVKLKLFAFGGTSVAHDKLPKVQCYDPAENRWTVPASCPQPWRYTAAAVLGNQIFVMGGDTEFSACSAYKFSSETYQWTKVGDVTAKRMSCQAVASGNKLYVVGGYFGTQRCKTLDCYDPTLDAWNSITTVPYSLIPTAFVSTWKHLPA, from the exons ATGAAAATGTCTGTCTGCGTTCACGAGAACCGCAAGTCTCGTGCCAGCACGGGCTCCATGAACATCTTTCTGTTTCACAAGTCCTCGTACGCTGACAGCGTGCTGATGCACCTGAATGCTCTTCGGCAGCAGAGGCTCTTCACTGATGTCTTGCTGCATGCCGGAAACCGTTCGTTCCCATGCCACAGGGCCGTGCTGGCTGCCTGCAGTCGATACTTTGAGGCAATGTTCAGCGGAGGGTTAAGAGAGAGTCAGGACAGTGAAGTGGACTTTAGGGACTCTATACATCCAGAG GTATTGGAGCTCCTATTGGACTATGCGTACTCTTCAAGAGTAATAATAAATGAGGAGAATGCAGAGTCTCTGCTTGAGGCCGGCGACATGCTGGAGTTTCAGGACATCCGAGACGCCTGCGCCGAGTTCCTGGAGAAGAACCTCCACCCATCCAACTGTCTGGGCATGCTGCTGCTTTCAGATGCTCACCAGTGCACCCAGCTGTTCCAACTGTCCTGGAGCATGTGCCTCAGCAATTTTCCTGCTATCTGCAAGACAGAGGAGTTCCTACAGCTGCCCAAGGACATGCTGGTTCAACTGCTTGCGCACGAGGAGCTTGAAACGGAGGATGAGCGTCTGGTCTACGAGTCGGCCCTCAACTGGGTGAACTATGACCTTGAAAGAAGGCACTGTCAACTTCCAGAGCTGCTGCGTACCGTGCGTCTGGCTCTCCTGCCTGCCATCTTTCTCATGGAGAACGTCTCCACAGAGGAGCTTATCAACGCCCAAGCCAAAAGCAAGGAGCTGGTGGATGAGGCCATCCGATGCAAACTGCGCATCTTGCAGAACGATGGTGTCGTTAACAGTCCATGTGCTCGGCCCCGCAAGACCAGTCATGCACTTTTCCTGCTCGGCGGCCCGACGTTTATGTGTGACAAGCTCTACCTGGTGGACCAGAAAGCCAAAGAGATCATTCCAAAGGCCGACATCCCCAGCCCCCGCAAGGAGTTTAGCGCCTGCGCGATTGGCTGCAAAGTGTATGTGACAGGGGGTCGAGGCTCTGAGAACGGTGTGTCCAAGGACGTTTGGGTGTATGATACGCTACACGAGGAATGGTCCAAAGCAGCTCCGATGCTGATAGCACGTTTCGGTCACGGTTCAGCCGAGTTGCGCCACTGTCTGTATGTTGTTGGAGGTCACACAGCTGCCACTGGCTGCCTGCCTGCATCACCATCTGTGTCCTTGAAGCAGGTAGAGCAGTTCGACCCAGTTGCTAACAAGTGGAACATGGTGGCCCCGCTACGAGAGGGGGTGAGCAATGCAGCTGTTGTCAGCGTAAAGCTCAAGTTGTTCGCCTTTGGAGGAACAAGCGTAGCCCATGACAAGCTTCCGAAAGTTCAGTGCTACGATCCTGCAGAAAATCGTTGGACTGTTCCAGCTTCTTGCCCGCAACCGTGGCGCTACACTGCAGCTGCCGTTCTCGGCAACCAAATCTTTGTAATGGGGGGCGACACCGAATTCTCAGCCTGCTCTGCCTATAAATTCAGCAGTGAGACTTATCAATGGACTAAGGTAGGAGATGTTACAGCAAAGCGTATGAGCTGCCAGGCGGTGGCTTCTGGGAACAAACTGTATGTGGTGGGTGGCTACTTTGGTACACAGCGCTGTAAAACGCTAGACTGCTACGACCCCACCTTGGACGCCTGGAACAGCATAACTACCGTACCTTATTCGTTAATCCCCACTGCTTTTGTCAGCACCTGGAAGCACCTCCCAGCCTGA
- the hexb gene encoding beta-hexosaminidase subunit beta isoform X2, which translates to MYYMLKLASLVAAIAFSHGWLFDDFGEKLNELDEISLWPLPQIFKSSDLSFQLSPYSFQIVNGKESSAGPSCSLLQNAFRRYFEYIFGEVRKQDKRRKQAFSPDLVELQVWITSADPECDGYPSLQTDESYELTVDQPSAVLKASNVWGALRGLETFSQLIYEDDYGTYHINKTVISDFPRFAHRGILLDTSRHYLPLKVILDNLEVMAMNKFNVFHWHIVDDPSFPYLSRTFPDLSQKGAYHPYTHVYTPSDVKMVIEFARMRGIRVIPEFDTPGHTQSWGNGQKDLLTPCYSGSTPSGTFGPVNPILNSTYEFMAQLFKEISTVFPDAYVHLGGDEVDFTCWKSNPDIQKFMKEQSFGTDYTKLESYYIQRLVDIVAATKKGYMVWQEVFDNGVKLKDDTVVGVWISSNMEEELANVTRAGFTTILSAPWYLDWISYGQDWQKYYKVEPLSFDGTDAQKQLVIGGEACLWGEFVDATNLTPRLWPRASAVAERLWSNKNVTDLSNAYKRLAQHRCRMVKRGIPAQPLFVGHCRHEYNGK; encoded by the exons ATGTACTACATGCTTAAACTGGCGTCGCTGGTCGCAGCGATAGCCTTTAGTCACGGCTGGCTGTTCGATGACTTTGGTGAAAAACTGAACGAGCTGGATGAAATCTCTCTCTGGCCGCTACCGCAGATATTTAAGTCGTCTGATCTTTCTTTTCAACTCAGCCCATACAGCTTTCAGATCGTCAACGGTAAAGAGTCATCCGCCGGGCCGAGCTGCAGTTTACTTCAGAACGCGTTTCGCAG GTATTTTGAGTACATATTCGGTGAAGTGAGGAAGCAGGACAAAAGAAGAAAGCAAGCTTTCAGTCCAGATCTCGTCGAACTTCAGGTGTGGATCACATCAGCTGATCCAGAGTGTGACGGATACCCGAGTCTACAGACCGACGAGTCAT ATGAGCTGACAGTTGATCAACCCTCTGCTGTACTAAAAGCTTCTAATGTATGGGGAGCATTGCGAG GATTGGAAACATTCAGTCAGCTGATTTATGAAGATGACTATGGAACC TACCACATCAATAAGACCGTCATCTCGGATTTTCCACGGTTTGCCCATCGAGGGATTCTCCTCGACACATCCCGTCACTACCTACCACTCAAAGTCATTTTGGATAATTTG GAAGTGATGGCGATGAACAAGTTTAACGTATTCCACTGGCACATTGTGGACGATCCGTCTTTCCCTTATCTCAGCCGTACCTTCCCTGATTTAAGTCAGAAG GGAGCTTATCACCCATATACACATGTGTACACACCGTCTGATGTAAAGATGGTCATCGAATTTGCTCGCATGAGGGGGATTCGGGTCATCCCTGAGTTTGACACCCCAGGACACACACAGTCATGGGGCAACG GCCAAAAGGATCTACTAACACCCTGTTATTCTGGATCTACTCCATCTGGAACATTCGGGCCGGTGAACCCCATCCTAAACTCCACTTATGAGTTCATGGCCCAGTTATTTAAAGAGATCAGCACCGTTTTCCCGGATGCCTACGTTCACCTGGGGGGAGATGAGGTTGACTTCACTTGCTG GAAGTCTAATCCCGACATTCAGAAGTTTATGAAGGAGCAATCCTTTGGCACAGACTACACCAAACTGGAGTCCTACTACATACAGAG GTTGGTTGACATTGTGGCGGCTACCAAGAAAGGTTACATGGTGTGGCAGGAAGTCTTTGATAATGGTGTGAAG CTGAAGGATGACACTGTGGTGGGAGTGTGGATTTCGAGCAATATGGAGGAGGAGCTAGCAAATGTGACCAGGGCGGGATTTACAACCATTCTCTCCGCCCCTTGGTACCTGGACTGGATTAGCTATGGACAGGACTGGCAAAAATACTACAAAGTTGAGCCACTCAGTTTCGATG GCACAGATGCGCAGAAGCAGCTGGTGATTGGTGGAGAGGCTTGTCTCTGGGGAGAATTTGTGGATGCCACAAACCTCACCCCCCGATTGTG GCCCAGGGCCAGCGCTGTTGCAGAAAGGCTTTGGAGTAATAAGAATGTGACGGACCTCAGTAATGCCTATAAACGCCTAGCACAGCATCGTTGCCGCATGGTCAA GAGAGGTATACCAGCACAACCTCTGTTCGTCGGTCACTGCCGTCATGAGTACAATGGCAAATGA
- the hexb gene encoding beta-hexosaminidase subunit beta isoform X1 encodes MYYMLKLASLVAAIAFSHGWLFDDFGEKLNELDEISLWPLPQIFKSSDLSFQLSPYSFQIVNGKESSAGPSCSLLQNAFRRYFEYIFGEVRKQDKRRKQAFSPDLVELQVWITSADPECDGYPSLQTDESYELTVDQPSAVLKASNVWGALRGLETFSQLIYEDDYGTYHINKTVISDFPRFAHRGILLDTSRHYLPLKVILDNLEVMAMNKFNVFHWHIVDDPSFPYLSRTFPDLSQKGAYHPYTHVYTPSDVKMVIEFARMRGIRVIPEFDTPGHTQSWGNGQKDLLTPCYSGSTPSGTFGPVNPILNSTYEFMAQLFKEISTVFPDAYVHLGGDEVDFTCWKSNPDIQKFMKEQSFGTDYTKLESYYIQRLVDIVAATKKGYMVWQEVFDNGVKLKADTQIHVWKRQPQYQDEMARITAAGFNALLSTPWYLNRITYGQDWKDIYKADPRNFTGTDAQKQLVIGGEACLWGEFVDATNLTPRLWPRASAVAERLWSNKNVTDLSNAYKRLAQHRCRMVKRGIPAQPLFVGHCRHEYNGK; translated from the exons ATGTACTACATGCTTAAACTGGCGTCGCTGGTCGCAGCGATAGCCTTTAGTCACGGCTGGCTGTTCGATGACTTTGGTGAAAAACTGAACGAGCTGGATGAAATCTCTCTCTGGCCGCTACCGCAGATATTTAAGTCGTCTGATCTTTCTTTTCAACTCAGCCCATACAGCTTTCAGATCGTCAACGGTAAAGAGTCATCCGCCGGGCCGAGCTGCAGTTTACTTCAGAACGCGTTTCGCAG GTATTTTGAGTACATATTCGGTGAAGTGAGGAAGCAGGACAAAAGAAGAAAGCAAGCTTTCAGTCCAGATCTCGTCGAACTTCAGGTGTGGATCACATCAGCTGATCCAGAGTGTGACGGATACCCGAGTCTACAGACCGACGAGTCAT ATGAGCTGACAGTTGATCAACCCTCTGCTGTACTAAAAGCTTCTAATGTATGGGGAGCATTGCGAG GATTGGAAACATTCAGTCAGCTGATTTATGAAGATGACTATGGAACC TACCACATCAATAAGACCGTCATCTCGGATTTTCCACGGTTTGCCCATCGAGGGATTCTCCTCGACACATCCCGTCACTACCTACCACTCAAAGTCATTTTGGATAATTTG GAAGTGATGGCGATGAACAAGTTTAACGTATTCCACTGGCACATTGTGGACGATCCGTCTTTCCCTTATCTCAGCCGTACCTTCCCTGATTTAAGTCAGAAG GGAGCTTATCACCCATATACACATGTGTACACACCGTCTGATGTAAAGATGGTCATCGAATTTGCTCGCATGAGGGGGATTCGGGTCATCCCTGAGTTTGACACCCCAGGACACACACAGTCATGGGGCAACG GCCAAAAGGATCTACTAACACCCTGTTATTCTGGATCTACTCCATCTGGAACATTCGGGCCGGTGAACCCCATCCTAAACTCCACTTATGAGTTCATGGCCCAGTTATTTAAAGAGATCAGCACCGTTTTCCCGGATGCCTACGTTCACCTGGGGGGAGATGAGGTTGACTTCACTTGCTG GAAGTCTAATCCCGACATTCAGAAGTTTATGAAGGAGCAATCCTTTGGCACAGACTACACCAAACTGGAGTCCTACTACATACAGAG GTTGGTTGACATTGTGGCGGCTACCAAGAAAGGTTACATGGTGTGGCAGGAAGTCTTTGATAATGGTGTGAAG CTCAAAGCAGACACTCAGATCCATGTGTGGAAAAGACAGCCACAGTACCAGGATGAAATGGCGCGAATAACAGCCGCTGGTTTCAATGCTCTGCTCTCTACCCCCTGGTATCTCAACCGAATCACCTATGGCCAGGACTGGAAGGACATTTATAAAGCCGACCCACGAAATTTTACTG GCACAGATGCGCAGAAGCAGCTGGTGATTGGTGGAGAGGCTTGTCTCTGGGGAGAATTTGTGGATGCCACAAACCTCACCCCCCGATTGTG GCCCAGGGCCAGCGCTGTTGCAGAAAGGCTTTGGAGTAATAAGAATGTGACGGACCTCAGTAATGCCTATAAACGCCTAGCACAGCATCGTTGCCGCATGGTCAA GAGAGGTATACCAGCACAACCTCTGTTCGTCGGTCACTGCCGTCATGAGTACAATGGCAAATGA